acatatagtataatatctaattatatctggcatatctaataatatatgcttggatatGACCATATATAGCAgtatatctaataagatatggtagatataacatcatatctgactatatatggggttaaatacggtccaaaatataataaaaaacaagtaaggaaagtctaaagtcgggcggggccgactatattataccctgcaccactttgtagatctaaattttcgataccatatcacatccgtcaaatatgttgggggctatatataaaggtttgtcccaaatacatacatttaaatatcactcgatctgaacagaatttgatagacttctacaaaatctatagactcaaaatttaagtcggctaatagcccattcacattagtctcgaaatctactaaaagtggattttgacCGAAAACTACATGCTTTCGAGTGGATTTTCAATGGGAAAATGTCAGTTGGTTTGTACTGGATTTCCATAAAATCTCGATTGAAATCCATATACGGTCGGATACAACCATGGGTCTAATATGATTTAGAACTCTAAGTacttttttttacaacttttaacgtttgacatatttgaaaaaataaatatggaaagGTGAGTACACATAAAATGTTCtggttaatttttattatatcatatttgctttaggagacaatacaaaaaaaacttattggGCTGGTGATGCGGAAGCATGCCTCCTTCATGTGTGGAGAGAAAACAGTGAGAAGCTTCGAGGGGCCAGGAAGAATTCCCACATATTTGAGGAAATGGCACAACAAATGAATCAATTTGGCCATCATTCTAAAGAAGAGCTGAAAATAAAAATCCATAACTGGAGTAATAAATACCGGTAAGTTTTACATTATTTGACAtgataaaaaattgttgttgtagttttaTCGGGTAACTAAAGCTTTTGCTCCTTTCAGCTTGGAGAAGAAAACAGTTGGACCATCTGGAGGTGCGCCATCCAATTGGAAACTTTATGCTGACGTTCACGCCATTATTGGAACCCAACCTAGCAATAATGCGTAGAAATTTATGGAAGATAATATTGGTAAATATCATAAtgcaatttatatttataccgaTCTCCTCATTCTCTTTTTTGAgtacatatttttaattgagttgacattattttctagatTCTCAGGACTCATCGTTTCAAGAATTGTTTGAAGAAAGTGATATGGACATTTTAGAAGGGTATGAGCCGTTGGTTGAGTCCACCCTGACAATTGGATCTCCAATACCTAACTCTAGCAAACGCGTCCGCACATTATCGTCCTCGTCGGAATCGTCAGAAACAAAAGAATGTCCTGTGAAAAAGAAGAGAATTCCCTACAAAGATATATTTGAGGTGATGAAAACTACAGAAACCCTTTTAAAACAAGAGTGCAAGGAAAGGAAAAAAATGGACGTGGAGTTATTAAAGATTCAAAAGGAGCAATTACAATtggaaagagaaaaaaatgaaattgaacgagaacggaacgaaattttaagaaatatgggTCCATAACATATACAAAACATCCTTGTTCTTACTTTCACATGTCcattttaaataattgttttttttttcattatgtttaaaaatacaattttgcttttttaactttttatgtttttcttttataattagTTGTTGGGACACGATGTTACGAAAGTGagcaaattattaatattttaagcaCATTAAAAATATCTATTTGAGACCTTAGTTGTTGACTTGCCTCAAAGCTAAGTAATAAATTACAAAcggttaaaattttcgaaatttattgATTATTTCAAGATATTgcttttgttattacaaaatgctTATTTTTAAGGACATTACTAGATAAAGTATTAGTGTTGCTTTTTAATAAGACAATCTGCCAACAAATTTCTCATTTCTCTTCCCTCGATATCAAAATCGTAACATGTAATACtgggttgttgttttttattcgctTTTTCAATTTCATCTTGTTTTTCTAACCAAATTTCGTAGATTTTATCATtcctatcaattaaaaaattgtgtaaaacgcATGCTGCCTTTACAACTTTTTTAACATTTGCTATATTGTTGTCTACGCCTTTACCAATACGCCTAAAACGGGCTTTAAGATGACCAAAGGCGTTTTCAACAACCCTACGACACTTAGAAAGACAGTAGTTGAACCACTTCTCTGAAGGTGATGCTTCAGTTGAAAATGGGTATGGTTTCATTAAAAACTCAGAAAGTTTAAAGGCCGAATCTCCAATTATAAAAGCTGGTATAAGTTTGCCGTTTATCAGTgaagaattttgttttaatcgCCCATCCTGAAGAATACGGAACAAATTGCTCTTTTCAAATAGGGAAGAGTCATTACAACGTCCAGGAGCTCCGACGTTAATATATGTGAAGCGGTATCTATAATTATAGAACATGTTTCACCTAACGTTTTACTAAGGCGTACTTTTACTTTCATACCTGTGATCAACTAAAGCTAATAAAACTGTTGAGTACCATCCTTTGTAGTTGAAGTAATCTACAGCTTCACTCTTAGGAGGATGTACCTCAATATGGCATCCATCTATAAGAAATAAAGACATTGACTTCAGAAATATAACTAgagtaatatttaattaatgaaCCAACCTATCGCTCCAAAACATTGTGGAAGTCCGTACTGCTCAAAACCATGTAtgcatttttgaatattttctgtCGTTGCAAAATCTGAACTTAAATATGTTGGAGCCATTTCCTTCCAAACTCCATCGCAAGAATCCATTAAGATAGAGCAAACAGTGGATTTTCCCACTCCGAATAACTGGGATATAGCCAGATATTCAGCAGAGGATTTAAGTGCATACAACGCTATTGCCACTCTTTTTTCGAGTGGTATGCATTTTCGGAAGCTACTGTCTGTTCTAGCCATTCCTCTGAGAAATTTACACAATAGAAGAAAAGATTCACGCGACATCCTGAAGGTTTCTTTAAACACCGTTTCTGTCATATTGGGAACGTCGATCTCCCAGAAAGTGCTTGTTCTTGACTAAAAACTGTTatgtttattattatagaacagTTGAAACATAACACTTAACTTACATGGATCCACAATTTTTTGGTGCCACTTAGGGTCAACATGAATAAACTTGTATGGAACTGAGCCACCCAAGCAGCCAACTTGCCTCTCTTCCGCCTGTTTATAATTGCCTTTATTATGTCTTTATTTTTCTCATGCTTGCTATTTATAATAGATAGCTTCCATGATAAATACTTTTGTCTgtccattttaatttaaattaaaaaaaaatacgattgtttttttatttgacataatCAGCTGTTAAAACTACGAAATCCACTTTTTCCTAATGTGAACACCTAAGATTTCTAACTAGATTTCGGTACTAAAAAAGTGGATTTCaagcctaatgtgaatgggctataatgcactagggtggaacacaattttagtgacaaaatatggaaacgtttaaatctgaagcaattttaaggaaacttcgaaaaagtttatttatgatttatcgctcgatatacatgtattagaagtttaggaaaattagagtcatttttacaacttttcgactaagcagtggcgattttacaaggaaaatgttggtattttgaccatttttgtcgaaatcagaaaaacatatatatgggagctatatctaaatctgaaccgatttcaaccaaatttggcacgcatagcaacaatgcttattctactccctgtacaaaatttcaactaaatcggagttaaaaattggcctctgtggtcatatgagtgtaaatcgggcgaaagatatatatgggagctatatctaaatctgaatcgatttcaataaaatttggcacacttgactacagtactaattgttcttcttgtgctaaatctgaaccgatttcaaccaaatttggcacgcatagctacaatgctaattctactccctgtgcaaaatttcaactaaatcggagcaaaaaaattggcctctatggtcaaatgagtgtaaatcggccgaaagctatatatgggagctatatctaaatatgaaccgatttcaaccaaatttggcacgcatagctacaatgctaattctactccctgtgcaaaatttcaaccaaattggggtaaaactctggcttctgggaccgt
This is a stretch of genomic DNA from Haematobia irritans isolate KBUSLIRL chromosome 4, ASM5000362v1, whole genome shotgun sequence. It encodes these proteins:
- the LOC142234515 gene encoding uncharacterized protein LOC142234515, with amino-acid sequence MTETVFKETFRMSRESFLLLCKFLRGMARTDSSFRKCIPLEKRVAIALYALKSSAEYLAISQLFGVGKSTVCSILMDSCDGVWKEMAPTYLSSDFATTENIQKCIHGFEQYGLPQCFGAIDGCHIEVHPPKSEAVDYFNYKGWYSTVLLALVDHRYRFTYINVGAPGRCNDSSLFEKSNLFRILQDGRLKQNSSLINGKLIPAFIIGDSAFKLSEFLMKPYPFSTEASPSEKWFNYCLSKCRRVVENAFGHLKARFRRIGKGVDNNIANVKKVVKAACVLHNFLIDRNDKIYEIWLEKQDEIEKANKKQQPSITCYDFDIEGREMRNLLADCLIKKQH